A window from Dromaius novaehollandiae isolate bDroNov1 chromosome 1, bDroNov1.hap1, whole genome shotgun sequence encodes these proteins:
- the FUNDC1 gene encoding FUN14 domain-containing protein 1 isoform X2 has translation MAARRSRTASEHESDDDSYEVLDLTEYARRHHWWNRVFGRNSGPIAEKYSVATQIVMGGVTGWCAGFLFQKVGKLAATAVGGGFLLLQIASHSGYVKVDWKRVEKDVNKAKKQLKKRANKAAPEINTLIEELEECLSSESVSYILG, from the exons agcatGAAAGTGATGATGATTCTTATGAAGTACTGGATTTAACAGAATATGCCAGGCGTCACCATTGGTGGAATCGTGTATTTGGCCGGAATTCGGGACCAattgcagaaaaatattctgtagcTACGCAGATTGTAATGGGTGGAGTGACTGGCTG GTGTGCGGGATTTTTGTTCCAGAAAGTCGGAAAGCTTGCAGCAACTGCAGTAGGTGGTGGCTTTCTTCTGCTTCAA ATTGCTAGTCATAGTGGATATGTAAAAGTCGACTGGAAGAGAGTTGAAAAAGAtgtaaacaaagcaaaaaaacagcttaaaaagcGTGCAAATAAGGCAGCCCCTGAAATCAATACTCTAATTGAAGAG TTAGAAGAATGTCTGTCTTCAGAATCTGTCAGTTACATACTAGGTTGA
- the FUNDC1 gene encoding FUN14 domain-containing protein 1 isoform X1, whose product MAARRSRTASEHESDDDSYEVLDLTEYARRHHWWNRVFGRNSGPIAEKYSVATQIVMGGVTGWCAGFLFQKVGKLAATAVGGGFLLLQIASHSGYVKVDWKRVEKDVNKAKKQLKKRANKAAPEINTLIEESTEFIKQNIVVSSGFVGGFLLGLAS is encoded by the exons agcatGAAAGTGATGATGATTCTTATGAAGTACTGGATTTAACAGAATATGCCAGGCGTCACCATTGGTGGAATCGTGTATTTGGCCGGAATTCGGGACCAattgcagaaaaatattctgtagcTACGCAGATTGTAATGGGTGGAGTGACTGGCTG GTGTGCGGGATTTTTGTTCCAGAAAGTCGGAAAGCTTGCAGCAACTGCAGTAGGTGGTGGCTTTCTTCTGCTTCAA ATTGCTAGTCATAGTGGATATGTAAAAGTCGACTGGAAGAGAGTTGAAAAAGAtgtaaacaaagcaaaaaaacagcttaaaaagcGTGCAAATAAGGCAGCCCCTGAAATCAATACTCTAATTGAAGAG tcaACAGAATTTATCAAGCAGAACATCGTGGTGTCCAGTGGATTTGTTGGAGGCTTTCTGTTAGGCCTTGCATCTTAA